One genomic window of Thermithiobacillus plumbiphilus includes the following:
- a CDS encoding DMT family transporter: protein MKPLPANGSQQASWLSTATLLGATFFMGSSFVAGKVLLRAVPPLPLVGWRFLLAAIFTGALLAMRPAQRAQARQEFRELSWRDWAVVAMIGGLQTTAVMGLLFWAMQSISAGQAAILLFTNPIWVAALAPLALKEALSRRSILALALGFVGVILAIGSLGGQHHITGDLLGLLSALSWTLATLITKRVNLPIRGLHLNAWQMLIGSALLLFLATILGQNWPASLSLNDWLWFVWLAIPASAGSFGLWFLALQGSGAARASSFLFLTPLFTVILSHWTLGETLSASQAVGGILIGLSLYMMHATSSRLRRKEPLP, encoded by the coding sequence ATGAAACCCTTACCCGCCAACGGTTCACAGCAGGCATCCTGGCTCAGTACCGCCACCCTTCTGGGGGCAACATTTTTTATGGGTTCGTCCTTTGTGGCCGGAAAGGTGCTGCTGCGCGCTGTTCCGCCTCTGCCGCTCGTGGGCTGGCGCTTTCTCCTGGCGGCCATCTTCACGGGGGCATTGCTGGCCATGCGTCCGGCACAAAGGGCCCAGGCTCGCCAGGAATTCCGTGAACTGAGCTGGCGAGACTGGGCCGTAGTAGCAATGATCGGCGGATTACAGACGACAGCAGTCATGGGACTGCTGTTCTGGGCCATGCAGTCGATAAGTGCGGGACAGGCCGCAATCCTGCTTTTCACCAATCCTATCTGGGTGGCCGCACTGGCCCCGCTTGCACTGAAGGAAGCCCTGTCCAGGCGCAGCATTCTGGCACTGGCATTGGGATTTGTGGGTGTCATTCTGGCCATTGGTAGCCTGGGTGGGCAGCATCACATCACGGGGGATCTACTCGGACTGCTCTCCGCCCTGTCATGGACCCTGGCAACGCTTATTACCAAGCGAGTGAATCTTCCAATCCGCGGCCTGCATCTCAATGCCTGGCAGATGCTGATTGGAAGCGCTCTTCTGTTGTTCTTGGCAACGATCCTGGGCCAAAACTGGCCCGCCTCTCTTAGCCTGAATGACTGGCTTTGGTTTGTCTGGCTTGCCATTCCTGCTTCCGCCGGCTCTTTCGGCCTCTGGTTTCTTGCGCTGCAAGGAAGTGGGGCGGCGCGGGCCAGCAGCTTTCTGTTTCTCACCCCGCTTTTTACGGTCATTCTGTCGCACTGGACCCTGGGTGAGACACTTTCCGCGAGTCAGGCGGTTGGCGGCATACTCATCGGCCTGAGCCTTTATATGATGCATGCGACCTCTTCGCGCCTTCGGCGCAAGGAACCCCTGCCCTGA
- a CDS encoding peroxiredoxin-like family protein, whose product MATANEKLAQSDPAKNARKIGEQAPAFSLPNATGQIVSLAEVLTRGPVVLSFYRGGWCPYCNLELQALQRHLPEIREMGASLLAVSPQTPDNSLSTAEKHQLQFDVLSDQGDQVARTYGLVFTVPPELHSIYRQWGIDIPAWNGDESWELPLPATYVIDRGGIIRSAFVNLDYTQRMEPADILRELRALT is encoded by the coding sequence CTGGCCACAGCCAACGAGAAGCTGGCCCAGTCAGATCCCGCCAAAAATGCTCGAAAGATCGGCGAGCAGGCGCCGGCATTTAGTTTGCCGAATGCTACCGGACAGATCGTCAGCTTGGCTGAGGTCCTGACGCGCGGACCCGTGGTCCTGAGCTTCTATCGGGGTGGCTGGTGCCCCTACTGCAATCTGGAACTCCAGGCCCTGCAGCGGCATCTGCCAGAGATCCGGGAAATGGGCGCATCACTCCTGGCCGTTTCGCCACAGACCCCTGACAACTCCCTGTCCACCGCTGAAAAGCACCAATTGCAGTTTGATGTACTCTCGGATCAAGGCGATCAGGTCGCCCGCACTTACGGCCTGGTATTTACGGTGCCCCCGGAACTCCACTCGATCTATCGCCAGTGGGGCATTGATATACCCGCCTGGAACGGTGATGAATCCTGGGAACTCCCCCTTCCCGCCACCTACGTCATCGACCGAGGGGGAATCATCCGTTCAGCTTTTGTCAATCTCGATTATACGCAGCGTATGGAACCGGCAGACATTTTGAGGGAATTACGGGCACTGACCTGA
- a CDS encoding helix-turn-helix domain-containing protein: protein MQAAESLIHHQGYRVTTLADIAQAAEVQLGNVYYYFKTKDALAVAIIHRHAEMMRQKLVNWDQLPHPRARLETFLDMALENRELYALQGCPIGSLSQELNKGEPTLAVEVNRILRMQVDWTITQFRELGKADPQLLGARFIAQIQGAVLLSNAFQDPELMIQLMEQCRTWLKDV from the coding sequence TTGCAGGCAGCGGAAAGCCTGATCCATCATCAGGGCTACAGAGTAACCACCCTGGCCGACATTGCGCAGGCTGCCGAAGTGCAGCTAGGCAATGTCTACTACTACTTCAAGACCAAGGATGCCTTGGCTGTCGCCATCATTCATCGGCATGCCGAAATGATGCGCCAAAAGCTGGTCAATTGGGATCAACTTCCCCATCCGCGCGCTCGTCTCGAAACATTTTTGGACATGGCTCTGGAAAATCGGGAACTCTACGCGCTTCAGGGTTGCCCGATCGGCAGCCTCAGTCAGGAACTGAACAAGGGCGAACCGACGCTCGCCGTTGAGGTAAACCGGATCCTCAGGATGCAGGTGGACTGGACCATCACCCAGTTCCGGGAACTCGGCAAAGCTGATCCACAGCTGCTGGGTGCGCGATTCATCGCGCAAATCCAGGGCGCAGTCTTGTTGTCCAACGCCTTCCAGGATCCCGAACTCATGATCCAACTGATGGAGCAGTGTAGAACCTGGCTAAAGGATGTTTGA
- the fdnG gene encoding formate dehydrogenase-N subunit alpha: MQITRRQFFKLSATGLGVSSMAALGFSPFEVLAEVRPFRLQTTTQTRNICTYCAVGCGIIMYSLGDRSINNRLSIIHIEGDPDHPVSRGSLCPKGAALLDFVRSPSRLLFPEYRAPGAKEFKRVSWDWAMDRIARLVKNDRDQNIELKNAKGVTVNRLSSMGFLAASASSNETGYLTWKIIRSLGITPFDNQARVUHAPTVASLAPSFGRGAMTNTWMDIKNANLILIMGGNPAEAHPVGFKWVMEAKARNKARVVVVDPRFNRTAAVADYYAPIRSGTDIAFLGGVINYLLSNNQIQHEYVRAYTNASYLIRDGFEFQDGLFSGYDPTQRQYDMETWNYELGPDGYVQVDETLKHPRCVLQLMRQHYSRYTPDVVANITGTPKDQFLKICEMIASTAVPDRTMTHLYALGWTEHTVGTQNIRAMAIIQSLLGNMGMMGGGVNALRGHSNIQGLTDLGLLSTAVPGYMRLPHEEEDTRAKYLANNTLQPLRPNQVNYWSNFPKFQTSFMKALYGDAATPENDYAYDYLPKLDVDQDILLTFQRMWAGEVNGYFCQGFNPLQAFPNKGKIIKSLSNLKFLVVMDPLATETSEFWKNYGVYNDVNPEQIQTEVFRLPTNCFAEEDGSTTNSSRWLQWHFQGQHPPGEARSDIEILSGLFLRIRDLYAREGGKLPEPILNLYWPYQQPESPTPAELAREYSGYALADVRDPEQPDRVLVKQGQQLEGFGQLRDDGSTLSGCWIYCGAWTEDGNQMARRGTIDPAGAGISPEWAWAWPLNRRIIYNRAAADPEGKPWDPKRALMVWTGERWEGLDVPDFPPNVPPSQGTGPFIMTQEGTARLFVRDMLRDGPFPEHYEPMETPIGTNPLHPNVIHNPVVRIFRNDEADLGTSKDFPYVGTSYRLTELFHYWNKHAHINAVLQPQQFVEMSVQLAKEKGIANGDMVRVRSKRGEITAVAVVTPRMKPLKVNGQIVQQVGIPIHWGFLGQTKKGFPANVLTPFVGDPNTHTPEFKSFLVNVEKA; this comes from the coding sequence ATGCAGATAACCAGACGACAGTTCTTCAAGCTAAGTGCAACCGGGCTGGGGGTTTCCAGCATGGCGGCACTGGGATTCTCGCCTTTCGAGGTGCTGGCGGAGGTGAGACCCTTCCGGCTCCAGACCACCACGCAGACCCGGAATATCTGTACCTACTGCGCGGTGGGTTGCGGCATCATCATGTACAGCCTGGGTGATCGTTCCATCAATAACCGGCTATCGATCATCCATATCGAGGGTGACCCGGACCATCCGGTCAGCCGCGGCAGCCTCTGTCCCAAGGGCGCGGCGCTGCTGGATTTCGTGCGCAGTCCCTCACGGCTGTTGTTTCCGGAATACCGGGCGCCAGGTGCGAAGGAGTTCAAGCGCGTGTCCTGGGACTGGGCCATGGATCGCATCGCGCGATTGGTTAAGAATGATCGAGACCAGAACATTGAGCTCAAGAACGCCAAGGGCGTCACGGTCAACCGCCTGTCGAGCATGGGTTTCCTGGCTGCATCCGCGTCTTCCAATGAAACCGGCTATCTGACCTGGAAGATCATCCGCAGCCTCGGCATTACCCCATTCGACAACCAGGCGCGCGTCTGACACGCACCGACGGTGGCAAGTCTTGCCCCTTCATTCGGTCGCGGTGCCATGACGAACACCTGGATGGACATCAAGAATGCGAATCTGATCCTCATCATGGGCGGCAATCCCGCCGAGGCGCATCCGGTGGGCTTCAAGTGGGTGATGGAAGCCAAGGCCCGCAACAAGGCGCGCGTGGTGGTGGTGGATCCGCGCTTCAACCGCACGGCGGCGGTGGCGGATTACTATGCCCCGATCCGCTCGGGCACCGATATCGCCTTTCTGGGTGGTGTGATCAATTATCTACTGTCCAACAACCAGATCCAGCACGAATATGTCAGGGCTTACACCAACGCCAGTTACCTGATCCGGGACGGCTTTGAGTTCCAGGATGGCTTGTTCAGCGGCTATGACCCGACCCAGCGTCAATACGACATGGAGACCTGGAACTATGAGCTCGGACCGGATGGCTATGTGCAGGTGGATGAAACGCTGAAGCACCCGCGCTGTGTGCTTCAGTTGATGCGGCAGCACTACAGCCGTTATACGCCGGATGTGGTCGCGAATATCACCGGCACGCCGAAGGATCAGTTTCTCAAGATCTGCGAAATGATCGCATCCACCGCCGTGCCGGACCGTACCATGACCCATCTTTATGCCCTGGGCTGGACCGAGCACACGGTGGGCACCCAGAACATCCGCGCCATGGCCATCATCCAGTCATTGCTCGGCAACATGGGCATGATGGGTGGCGGGGTGAATGCGCTGCGCGGGCACTCCAACATCCAGGGGCTGACTGATCTCGGGCTGCTCAGCACCGCAGTGCCGGGCTACATGCGTTTGCCGCACGAGGAAGAGGACACCCGGGCCAAGTATCTGGCCAACAATACTCTGCAGCCATTGCGCCCGAATCAGGTCAATTACTGGTCGAACTTCCCCAAGTTCCAGACCAGCTTCATGAAGGCGCTGTATGGTGATGCGGCCACCCCGGAAAACGATTACGCCTATGATTATCTACCCAAGCTCGATGTCGATCAGGACATCCTGCTGACGTTCCAGCGCATGTGGGCCGGCGAGGTCAATGGCTACTTCTGCCAGGGTTTCAATCCGCTCCAGGCCTTCCCCAACAAAGGCAAGATCATAAAGTCGCTGAGCAATCTGAAGTTCCTGGTGGTGATGGACCCGCTGGCCACCGAGACCTCCGAATTCTGGAAGAACTATGGTGTCTACAACGATGTGAATCCCGAGCAGATCCAGACCGAGGTGTTCCGCCTGCCCACCAACTGCTTTGCCGAGGAGGACGGTTCGACCACCAACAGCTCGCGCTGGCTGCAATGGCATTTCCAGGGCCAGCATCCGCCCGGTGAGGCACGCAGCGACATCGAGATCCTCTCGGGGCTCTTCCTGCGCATACGCGACTTGTATGCCAGGGAAGGCGGCAAACTGCCGGAACCCATCCTGAACCTGTACTGGCCTTATCAGCAGCCGGAGTCGCCGACACCGGCGGAACTGGCGCGCGAGTACAGCGGCTACGCCCTGGCCGATGTGCGCGATCCGGAACAGCCGGACAGGGTGCTGGTGAAGCAGGGCCAGCAGCTCGAAGGTTTCGGCCAGTTGAGAGACGATGGCAGTACGCTTTCGGGCTGCTGGATCTATTGCGGAGCCTGGACGGAAGATGGCAACCAGATGGCGCGGCGCGGCACCATCGATCCCGCTGGTGCGGGCATCTCGCCGGAATGGGCCTGGGCCTGGCCCCTGAACCGTCGCATCATCTACAACCGCGCCGCCGCGGACCCCGAGGGCAAACCCTGGGATCCGAAGCGGGCCCTGATGGTCTGGACCGGCGAGCGATGGGAAGGGCTGGACGTGCCTGATTTCCCGCCCAATGTGCCGCCATCGCAGGGCACAGGCCCCTTCATCATGACGCAGGAAGGTACGGCTCGGCTGTTCGTGCGCGACATGCTGCGGGACGGTCCGTTTCCGGAGCATTATGAGCCCATGGAAACGCCGATCGGCACCAACCCGCTGCACCCGAACGTGATCCACAATCCGGTGGTGCGGATTTTCAGGAACGATGAGGCGGATCTGGGCACCAGCAAGGACTTCCCCTATGTGGGCACCAGCTATCGGTTGACCGAACTGTTCCATTACTGGAACAAGCACGCCCACATCAACGCCGTGCTGCAGCCGCAGCAGTTCGTGGAGATGTCGGTGCAACTGGCCAAGGAGAAGGGTATTGCCAATGGCGATATGGTCCGGGTGCGCAGCAAGCGCGGCGAAATCACGGCCGTGGCGGTGGTGACTCCGCGCATGAAGCCGCTGAAGGTGAATGGCCAGATCGTCCAGCAGGTTGGTATCCCCATTCACTGGGGATTTCTCGGGCAGACCAAGAAGGGTTTCCCGGCCAATGTGCTGACCCCCTTCGTCGGTGATCCCAACACCCATACGCCGGAGTTCAAGAGCTTCCTGGTGAACGTCGAGAAAGCCTAA
- the fdxH gene encoding formate dehydrogenase subunit beta, with protein MDGEGETRAVVSRSASLMPAPNIRFQEPVAKLIDVSKCIGCKACQAACMEWNNVRDEPGINFGSFQNPADLTPDSWCLMRFSEVEINDNLEWLIRKDNCMHCADPGCLRACPSPGAIIQYSNGIVHIQQENCIGCGYCVSGCPFNIPRISKEDHKAYKCTLCADRVEVGLEPACIKACPTGTLVFGTKADMIKHAEDRIVDLKERGFQNAALYDPPGVNGTHVMYVLQHGDQPEIYSNLPRDPKISPFVELWKGITKPLAALSLVAAAVVGFFHYVTVGPNEVTDEDREAVDRDREGRK; from the coding sequence ATGGATGGAGAAGGAGAGACGAGGGCGGTCGTCAGTCGTTCGGCGTCCCTGATGCCGGCGCCGAACATCCGCTTCCAGGAGCCTGTCGCCAAGCTGATCGACGTCTCCAAGTGTATCGGCTGCAAGGCCTGTCAGGCGGCCTGCATGGAATGGAACAACGTGCGCGACGAGCCGGGCATCAACTTCGGCAGTTTCCAGAATCCGGCGGATCTCACACCGGACTCCTGGTGCCTGATGCGCTTTTCCGAGGTCGAGATCAACGACAACCTCGAATGGCTGATCCGCAAGGACAACTGCATGCACTGCGCCGATCCTGGCTGCCTCAGGGCATGCCCATCGCCGGGCGCAATCATCCAGTACAGCAATGGCATCGTGCACATCCAGCAGGAAAACTGCATTGGCTGCGGTTATTGCGTGAGCGGCTGCCCATTCAACATCCCGCGCATCTCCAAGGAGGATCACAAGGCCTACAAATGCACGCTCTGCGCCGACCGGGTGGAAGTGGGGCTGGAGCCTGCCTGCATCAAGGCCTGTCCGACCGGCACCCTGGTATTTGGCACCAAGGCGGACATGATCAAGCACGCCGAGGACCGCATCGTCGACCTCAAGGAGCGAGGATTCCAGAACGCTGCACTCTATGATCCACCCGGCGTCAATGGCACCCATGTGATGTACGTGCTGCAGCATGGTGACCAGCCGGAGATCTACAGCAATCTGCCCCGGGATCCCAAGATCAGCCCTTTCGTGGAGTTATGGAAAGGGATCACCAAACCACTGGCGGCACTCAGCCTGGTTGCAGCGGCCGTGGTCGGGTTTTTCCATTACGTGACCGTGGGCCCCAATGAAGTGACGGACGAAGACCGCGAGGCGGTCGACCGCGATCGGGAGGGCAGGAAATGA
- a CDS encoding formate dehydrogenase subunit gamma translates to MNKDPDLIVRYGPLERLNHWLVAILFILLALSGLALFYPAFFWLSALFGGGTSMRAVHPWLGVAYFIFFAWLALRFWHHNLLKSHDWQWLRQIRDVVGNREDRLPPQGRYNAGQKMLYWTLVIFTLLLLISGLIMWYQYFATLFPPVVRRFASMTHAFAGFVIILGIIIHIYSAIWVKGSIRAMVRGTVTPAWSRRFHPLWYREIKGKGE, encoded by the coding sequence ATGAACAAGGATCCTGATCTGATCGTTCGCTATGGCCCCCTCGAACGGCTCAATCACTGGTTGGTGGCCATTCTCTTCATCCTGCTGGCACTCAGTGGTCTCGCGCTCTTCTATCCGGCCTTCTTCTGGCTTTCGGCACTGTTTGGCGGTGGGACCAGCATGCGCGCGGTGCACCCCTGGCTCGGGGTGGCTTATTTCATCTTCTTTGCCTGGCTGGCACTGCGCTTCTGGCATCATAATCTTTTGAAAAGTCATGACTGGCAATGGCTGCGCCAGATCCGCGATGTGGTGGGCAACCGCGAGGACCGTCTGCCGCCGCAGGGACGCTACAATGCCGGCCAGAAGATGTTGTACTGGACCCTGGTGATCTTCACCCTGCTGCTCCTTATCAGCGGTTTGATCATGTGGTATCAATATTTCGCAACCCTGTTTCCACCCGTGGTCCGGCGCTTTGCCTCGATGACCCATGCCTTCGCGGGCTTCGTGATCATCCTGGGCATCATCATTCACATCTACTCGGCCATCTGGGTCAAGGGCTCGATCAGGGCCATGGTGCGTGGTACCGTCACGCCGGCCTGGTCGCGGCGTTTCCACCCCCTGTGGTACCGGGAAATCAAGGGGAAAGGTGAATGA
- the fdhE gene encoding formate dehydrogenase accessory protein FdhE has protein sequence MKESTPAWQPVSTADAAPAFLLPADTQIFARRAERFERLAGQRQSLSGYLRLLGELTRAQQLVFDQLDKPPLPSAERLQSARTHGMPPLGHATLLQDQAWQAPLQHLLKLLSGAEMPAAARSLLEILAGSPAQTLDDWAAALLSGELPAAQAGHAPFLMAALQVYWTALARQMDVESLQPLHAPDLCPCCGSPAVASRLRIGGVVQGSRYLYCALCASEWHLPRIRCVHCGETRDIAYYGIEGEKEAILGETCRNCMSYHKLMDMEKDTGMDAIADDIASIGLDLLLAQAGWHRQAANPFLLADNG, from the coding sequence ATGAAAGAAAGCACACCGGCCTGGCAACCGGTCAGCACCGCCGATGCGGCCCCAGCCTTCCTGCTCCCGGCCGATACGCAGATCTTCGCCCGGCGTGCCGAACGCTTCGAGCGTCTTGCTGGCCAGCGGCAATCCCTGAGTGGCTATCTGCGCCTGCTGGGCGAACTGACCCGTGCCCAGCAACTGGTTTTCGATCAGCTCGACAAGCCGCCCCTGCCCTCGGCCGAGCGCCTGCAATCTGCACGTACCCATGGCATGCCGCCGCTGGGCCATGCCACACTGTTGCAGGACCAGGCCTGGCAGGCCCCCTTGCAGCACCTGCTGAAACTGCTTTCCGGGGCAGAAATGCCGGCTGCGGCGCGCAGCCTGCTGGAGATATTGGCTGGTAGCCCGGCGCAGACGCTCGATGACTGGGCAGCTGCCCTGCTCAGTGGTGAACTGCCAGCAGCCCAGGCCGGCCATGCCCCCTTTCTGATGGCCGCCCTGCAGGTTTACTGGACGGCCCTGGCGCGCCAGATGGATGTCGAGAGCCTGCAACCGCTGCATGCGCCGGACCTTTGCCCCTGTTGTGGCAGCCCGGCAGTGGCCAGCCGCCTGCGCATTGGCGGCGTGGTGCAGGGAAGCCGCTATCTTTATTGCGCGCTGTGCGCCAGCGAATGGCATCTGCCGCGCATCCGTTGCGTGCACTGCGGCGAGACCCGCGACATTGCCTATTACGGCATCGAAGGTGAAAAGGAAGCCATCCTCGGCGAAACCTGTCGCAACTGCATGAGCTACCACAAACTCATGGACATGGAAAAGGACACCGGCATGGATGCGATAGCTGACGATATCGCAAGCATCGGGCTGGATCTGCTGCTGGCACAGGCCGGCTGGCACCGTCAGGCCGCCAATCCCTTTCTGCTGGCGGACAATGGCTGA
- the selA gene encoding L-seryl-tRNA(Sec) selenium transferase, whose translation MAEQASIPRDALAGLPSVDRLLQSQPVAALCAQFGRPLVLEQLRKRLNQQRRAVREGEAPAVWSDADFATDCMQAIERLLSPSQRPVFNLTGTVLHTNLGRAPLPQTAIEAVVSISSGASSLEFDLETGRRGDRDAHVEDWLCRLTGAEAATVVNNNAAAVFLMLNTLALRKDVPVSRGELVEIGGAFRVPDIMARAGCRLREVGTTNRTHLRDFEQAITPRTAMLLKVHTSNYAIQGFTKAVPERDLADLAHAHALPFVIDLGSGTLVDLRQFGLPHEPTPAEALANGADLLSFSGDKLLGGPQAGLIVGRADLIARIKRNPLKRALRTDKMTLAALEAVLRLYADPDSLGEHLPALRLLTRPISDIHTQAQRLAPRLQEALQDLASVSVMGCQSQIGSGSLPVDLLPSACLAIRPVGRSRGRALSHLAKKLRELAMPVIGRVQDDMLLLDLRCLERAMEERFLEQLSILKARITPP comes from the coding sequence ATGGCTGAACAGGCCAGCATTCCCCGGGATGCCTTGGCCGGGCTACCCTCGGTGGATCGCCTGTTGCAGTCGCAGCCGGTTGCCGCCTTGTGCGCTCAGTTCGGCCGGCCGCTGGTGCTGGAGCAGCTACGCAAGCGTCTGAATCAGCAGCGCAGGGCAGTTCGCGAGGGCGAAGCGCCAGCGGTCTGGTCGGATGCCGACTTTGCCACCGACTGCATGCAGGCCATCGAGCGCCTCCTGAGCCCTTCCCAGCGCCCGGTATTCAACCTCACCGGCACGGTGCTGCATACCAATCTCGGCCGCGCGCCCTTGCCGCAAACCGCCATCGAGGCCGTTGTCTCGATCAGCAGCGGCGCATCCAGCCTCGAATTCGATCTCGAGACCGGCAGGCGGGGCGATCGCGATGCCCATGTCGAGGACTGGCTGTGCCGGCTCACCGGCGCCGAGGCCGCCACCGTCGTCAACAACAATGCCGCAGCCGTGTTTCTGATGCTCAATACGCTCGCACTTAGAAAGGACGTGCCGGTCTCGCGTGGGGAACTGGTGGAGATCGGCGGCGCCTTCCGGGTGCCGGACATCATGGCGCGGGCGGGTTGCAGGCTGCGCGAGGTGGGCACCACCAATCGCACCCATCTGCGCGATTTCGAGCAGGCGATCACGCCCCGCACCGCCATGCTGCTGAAGGTGCATACCAGCAACTATGCCATCCAGGGTTTTACCAAGGCAGTCCCGGAACGGGATCTCGCGGACCTGGCGCATGCGCACGCGCTGCCATTCGTGATTGATCTGGGTAGCGGCACGCTGGTTGATCTACGCCAGTTTGGTCTGCCGCATGAGCCCACGCCTGCCGAAGCGCTGGCAAATGGTGCCGATCTGCTGAGCTTCAGTGGCGACAAACTGCTGGGAGGTCCTCAGGCGGGGTTGATCGTCGGGCGCGCCGACCTGATTGCCCGCATCAAGCGCAACCCTTTGAAGCGGGCATTGAGAACCGACAAGATGACTCTGGCTGCGCTGGAGGCGGTGCTCAGGCTCTACGCCGACCCGGACTCGCTGGGCGAGCATCTGCCGGCCTTGCGCCTGCTGACCCGGCCAATCTCGGATATCCATACCCAGGCCCAGCGGCTCGCGCCACGCCTGCAGGAAGCCTTGCAGGACCTCGCCAGCGTGAGCGTCATGGGCTGCCAGAGCCAGATCGGCAGCGGCTCGCTTCCGGTGGATCTCCTGCCGAGTGCCTGCCTTGCCATCCGTCCTGTCGGACGAAGCAGGGGCCGGGCACTGTCGCATCTGGCAAAAAAGTTGCGCGAGTTGGCCATGCCTGTGATTGGGCGCGTTCAGGACGACATGCTGCTGCTCGATCTGCGCTGCCTGGAGAGAGCCATGGAAGAGCGCTTTCTGGAACAGCTGTCCATCCTGAAGGCCAGGATAACCCCGCCATGA